The genome window CTTTTGCATTAGCAAACGGGAAGGTTAGAAAGCATTTGCTATCCTGTCCTACTAGAAGCCCATACTCTACCTAAGAACCACCCAATTGGATCCCAGAGAATACTTTGTAACAATAAAGCTCCCTAGATATCCTTCAATAGAATTTAGTTTATAGCTCTTTTTGCTATTAAAGGCAATCTGTTACTTCAACCACCTTTAATGTACCAACGCATAAGAAATCGcataaaagaagagagagatagGTGACTAGGCAATGGGTCCAAACTAGCAATCAACACTTTAAATTAATTGTTATTACACTATGTTAAGAGTATCAAGAATATCGAACAACCTAAAGCCACTTAAGTTGACTAGAACCATGTCACATTTAATTGAAAGCGATTTCCTATTACAAACCAAAGCTTTTATCAATGGTAAATGGGTAGATACGGGTGATTCCTTTGACGTTTCGAACCCTGCCACTGGTGATGTTATCCAGAAGGTATCGAATTGTGGGGTAGGCCACTATAATGAAGCTGTTAAAGGTGCACATGAAGCGTTTGCTAAGTTTAAACAGACAAATGTAAGGGAGCGTGCGCAGATTCTAGAGAATATATACGACTTGATGCAAGAGCACAAGCAGGATTTAGCCAAGATTATAACTATAGAGAATGGGAAACCATTGAAGGATGCCCTAGGTGAAGTTGAGTATTCTTCAATGTATTTCAAATGGTTTGCTGAAGAGGCTCCCAGAGTTTATGGAGATGTTATCAGCAGCGGAGTGCCAGGCAAGCAAAAGATCTTTACTATTCGGCAGCCATTGGGAGTTGTTGGGATCCTCACCCCATGGAACTTCCCTAGTGCGATGATTGCGAGGAAATTGGCACCAGCTATTGCGACAGGGAACACATCTGTCATAAAACCTGCACACGAAACCCCGTTTAGTGCCTTGGCATTAGGTGCACTTGCTGAGAGGGCTGGTCTACCGGCAGGCGTATGCAGTGTGTTACCCACTAATCACACCCATGAAGTTGGTGAATACTTGTGCGAGCACGAATTAGTCAAAAAGATTACGTTCACAGGATCGACCAAAGTTGGCCAATTGTTGATGGGTCAATCAAGCA of Kluyveromyces marxianus DMKU3-1042 DNA, complete genome, chromosome 3 contains these proteins:
- the gabD gene encoding NAD-dependent succinate-semialdehyde dehydrogenase yields the protein MSHLIESDFLLQTKAFINGKWVDTGDSFDVSNPATGDVIQKVSNCGVGHYNEAVKGAHEAFAKFKQTNVRERAQILENIYDLMQEHKQDLAKIITIENGKPLKDALGEVEYSSMYFKWFAEEAPRVYGDVISSGVPGKQKIFTIRQPLGVVGILTPWNFPSAMIARKLAPAIATGNTSVIKPAHETPFSALALGALAERAGLPAGVCSVLPTNHTHEVGEYLCEHELVKKITFTGSTKVGQLLMGQSSKGKNIKKFSMELGGNAPFIVFEDADIDRALEGIIGCKFRQSGQTCICANRIFIHESIYDEFSKKLVERIESTFKLGDGLQDDVTHGPLIHQGSIDKVSALVQDAKTKGADVLTGGSRASTLGPLFYQPTVLGNVTESMNIFHEEIFGPVASLIKFKDIDEVISRANNTDVGLAGYFYSKDIATIFDVAEKLNVGMVGVNTGAISEPSLPFGGVKNSGLGKEGSKYGIEDYTELKAIVVAP